From Drosophila suzukii chromosome 2R, CBGP_Dsuzu_IsoJpt1.0, whole genome shotgun sequence, a single genomic window includes:
- the EDTP gene encoding phosphatidylinositol-3,5-bisphosphate 3-phosphatase MTMR14 isoform X2, with protein MSSLTLNNMVNVTQQDLHDLLETFEKKSFEAAAFEEGTAEFDISKKCEYLFKLDYSLIELDNTNGLLSPRYPGRILIPECEHGHMAKTLVPGNGLFGPVGGGLPGGGGGGGSSGTTATATPLNSSAGSTGSEGVGIQAFVTFANPLQTQQQQHPLQQQYPSQQPHPLHPQYPSQQPHPLQQQQQQPPQQQPQNTIYEDQYDIQRMRELVTMAKYARCRQRFAVPVIMYRGKYICRSATLSVMPETYGRKVVDYAYDCLSGGNYTAPNGEENDADSTDESLITHMHDQAQSQFSYDEVIKSDIQLLHTLNVSTIVDLMVENRKIKYFMAVSSSEKADPNKHYKSFNLLSLPYPGCEFFKKFRDNNYMARNLHYNWKQSFNDANINIPNMGPAADIDVVWPEYRDWDLVAITQNYLRATLKYVQEESSGLLIHCISGWDRTPLFVSLVRLSLWADGLIHQSLNAMQMAYFTLAYDWYLFGHQLPDRLKRGEDIMFFCFHVLKFITDEEYSIVEHRKRTKTSSSSGSSVIVIKSDCCDDEPLKEDYILAFDQDSNDSYSNCSNCDMSITDNFYATTPAQVNPLTSRSPNPKRSRTSPISVPGSNARQRQESTSSNGSWQVVTDTGSIDSMMNGSYMMRFVAQQAADVGGSSNIPLYNGGNGYHCSTNPASSGSGSGSGSSISNGSSTHGFANGSSKDLGGSTMASKQCINLRKQRLNAVRAIFIQAYGKTIGLKFKEGSSMNLATFIGNLADQLF; from the exons GAGTTTGACATCTCCAAGAAATGCGAATACCTGTTTAAGCTCGACTACAGCCTCATCGAGCTGGATAACACGAACGGACTGCTCAGTCCGCGCTATCCTGGCCGAATACTCATCCCAGAATGCGAGCACGGGCACATGGCCAAGACGCTAGTGCCGGGGAACGGTCTGTTTGGGCCAGTTGGCGGTGGGTTaccaggaggaggaggtggaggagGCTCCTCCGGAACCACCGCTACGGCAACGCCCCTGAACAGCAGTGCAGGAAGCACCGGAAGCGAGGGTGTAGGCATCCAGGCCTTTGTGACCTTTGCCAATCCCCTGCAGacgcaacagcagcagcacccCCTCCAGCAGCAATATCCCTCTCAGCAGCCACATCCCCTCCACCCGCAGTACCCCTCCCAGCAGCCACATCCtctccagcagcagcaacagcagccaCCGCAACAGCAACCCCAGAACACGATTTACGAGGACCAGTACGATATCCAGCGGATGCGGGAACTGGTGACGATGGCCAAGTACGCGCGATGCCGGCAAAGATTCGCCGTGCCCGTGATCATGTACCGCGGGAAGTACATCTGCCGGTCGGCCACCCTGTCCGTGATGCCGGAGACCTACGGCCGGAAGGTGGTGGACTATGCCTACGACTGTCTGAGTGGCGGCAACTACACGGCGCCAAACGGAGAGGAGAACGACGCCGACTCCACGGACGAGTCTCTGATCACCCACATGCACGACCAGGCGCAGTCTCAGTTCAGCTACGACGAGGTCATCAAGAGTGACATCCAGCTACTCCACACGCTCAACGTGTCCACCATCGTGGACCTCATGGTCGAGAACCGAAAGATCAAATACTTTATGGC CGTTTCCTCATCCGAAAAGGCAGATCCGAACAAGCACTACAAGAGCTTTAATCTTCTATCCCTCCCGTATCCCGGCTGTGAGTTCTTCAAAAAGTTCCGGGACAACAATTACATGGCGCGCAACCTGCACTACAACTGGAAGCAGTCGTTCAACGATGCGAATATCAACATTCCCAACATGGGACCCGCTGCGGATATCGATGTGGTGTGGCCGGAGTACCGGGACTGGGATCTGGTGGCCATCACCCAGAACTACCTGAGGGCCACCCTCAAGTACGTGCAGGAGGAGAGCTCCGGCCTGCTGATCCACTGCATCAGCGGTTGGGATCGCACTCCGCTGTTCGTCTCCCTGGTCAGGCTGTCGCTGTGGGCAGACGGACTCATCCATCAATCGCTGAACGCCATGCAAATGGCGTACTTCACACTGGCCTACGACTGGTACCTGTTTGGCCATCAACTGCCCGACCGCCTGAAACGGGGCGAGGACATCATGTTTTTCTGCTTCCATGTGCTCAAGTTCATCACGGACGAGGAGTACAGCATCGTGGAGCATCGGAAGCGCACCAAGACAtccagcagcagcggcagcagtgTCATAGTGATCAAATCCGACTGCTGCGACGATGAACCGCTCAAGGA AGACTACATCCTGGCCTTCGATCAAGATAGTAACGACAGCTACTCAAACTGTTCCAACTGTGATATGTCCATAACAGATAACTTCTATGCCACCACGCCAGCGCAAGTCAACCCGCTGACCAGCAGGTCGCCCAACCCGAAGAG ATCCAGAACCAGCCCCATTTCAGTGCCCGGATCAAATGCGCGGCAGAGACAGGAGTCCACATCCTCGAATGGCAGCTGGCAGGTGGTCACCGACACGGGCTCCATTGACTCCATGATGAACGGCAGCTACATGATGCGGTTTGTGGCTCAACAGGCGGCCGACGTTGGCGGCTCTTCGAACATTCCTCTGTACAATGGCGGCAATGGCTACCACTGCAGCACCAACCCGGCATCGAGCGGCAGTGGGAGCGGAAGTGGGAGCAGCATCAGCAATGGCAGCTCAACGCACGGTTTTGCAAATGGTTCCTCCAAAGACCTGGGCGGCAGCACGATGGCCAGCAAGCAATGCATAAACTT ACGAAAGCAACGCCTGAACGCAGTGCGCGCCATCTTCATACAAGCCTACGGCAAGACGATTGGACTGAAATTCAAGGAGGGCTCCTCCATGAACCTGGCCACGTTTATTGGCAACCTGGCGGACCAACTGTTCTGa
- the EDTP gene encoding phosphatidylinositol-3,5-bisphosphate 3-phosphatase MTMR14 isoform X1 — protein sequence MYLCIEQLSRCLIGIVTWPLLPPRLSRLTLELIASRSRPIPDSSSPSRERSSSIELGEFDISKKCEYLFKLDYSLIELDNTNGLLSPRYPGRILIPECEHGHMAKTLVPGNGLFGPVGGGLPGGGGGGGSSGTTATATPLNSSAGSTGSEGVGIQAFVTFANPLQTQQQQHPLQQQYPSQQPHPLHPQYPSQQPHPLQQQQQQPPQQQPQNTIYEDQYDIQRMRELVTMAKYARCRQRFAVPVIMYRGKYICRSATLSVMPETYGRKVVDYAYDCLSGGNYTAPNGEENDADSTDESLITHMHDQAQSQFSYDEVIKSDIQLLHTLNVSTIVDLMVENRKIKYFMAVSSSEKADPNKHYKSFNLLSLPYPGCEFFKKFRDNNYMARNLHYNWKQSFNDANINIPNMGPAADIDVVWPEYRDWDLVAITQNYLRATLKYVQEESSGLLIHCISGWDRTPLFVSLVRLSLWADGLIHQSLNAMQMAYFTLAYDWYLFGHQLPDRLKRGEDIMFFCFHVLKFITDEEYSIVEHRKRTKTSSSSGSSVIVIKSDCCDDEPLKEDYILAFDQDSNDSYSNCSNCDMSITDNFYATTPAQVNPLTSRSPNPKRSRTSPISVPGSNARQRQESTSSNGSWQVVTDTGSIDSMMNGSYMMRFVAQQAADVGGSSNIPLYNGGNGYHCSTNPASSGSGSGSGSSISNGSSTHGFANGSSKDLGGSTMASKQCINLRKQRLNAVRAIFIQAYGKTIGLKFKEGSSMNLATFIGNLADQLF from the exons ATGTATCTCTGTATTGAACAATTATCTAGATGCCTAATTGGTATTGTAACTTGGCCATTACTTCCCCCTCGCTTATCTCGTTTAACCCTTGAGTTGATAGCCAGTCGAAGCCGTCCGATTCCAGATTCCAGTTCTCCTTCCCGGGAACGTTCAAGTTCCATTGAACTCGGG GAGTTTGACATCTCCAAGAAATGCGAATACCTGTTTAAGCTCGACTACAGCCTCATCGAGCTGGATAACACGAACGGACTGCTCAGTCCGCGCTATCCTGGCCGAATACTCATCCCAGAATGCGAGCACGGGCACATGGCCAAGACGCTAGTGCCGGGGAACGGTCTGTTTGGGCCAGTTGGCGGTGGGTTaccaggaggaggaggtggaggagGCTCCTCCGGAACCACCGCTACGGCAACGCCCCTGAACAGCAGTGCAGGAAGCACCGGAAGCGAGGGTGTAGGCATCCAGGCCTTTGTGACCTTTGCCAATCCCCTGCAGacgcaacagcagcagcacccCCTCCAGCAGCAATATCCCTCTCAGCAGCCACATCCCCTCCACCCGCAGTACCCCTCCCAGCAGCCACATCCtctccagcagcagcaacagcagccaCCGCAACAGCAACCCCAGAACACGATTTACGAGGACCAGTACGATATCCAGCGGATGCGGGAACTGGTGACGATGGCCAAGTACGCGCGATGCCGGCAAAGATTCGCCGTGCCCGTGATCATGTACCGCGGGAAGTACATCTGCCGGTCGGCCACCCTGTCCGTGATGCCGGAGACCTACGGCCGGAAGGTGGTGGACTATGCCTACGACTGTCTGAGTGGCGGCAACTACACGGCGCCAAACGGAGAGGAGAACGACGCCGACTCCACGGACGAGTCTCTGATCACCCACATGCACGACCAGGCGCAGTCTCAGTTCAGCTACGACGAGGTCATCAAGAGTGACATCCAGCTACTCCACACGCTCAACGTGTCCACCATCGTGGACCTCATGGTCGAGAACCGAAAGATCAAATACTTTATGGC CGTTTCCTCATCCGAAAAGGCAGATCCGAACAAGCACTACAAGAGCTTTAATCTTCTATCCCTCCCGTATCCCGGCTGTGAGTTCTTCAAAAAGTTCCGGGACAACAATTACATGGCGCGCAACCTGCACTACAACTGGAAGCAGTCGTTCAACGATGCGAATATCAACATTCCCAACATGGGACCCGCTGCGGATATCGATGTGGTGTGGCCGGAGTACCGGGACTGGGATCTGGTGGCCATCACCCAGAACTACCTGAGGGCCACCCTCAAGTACGTGCAGGAGGAGAGCTCCGGCCTGCTGATCCACTGCATCAGCGGTTGGGATCGCACTCCGCTGTTCGTCTCCCTGGTCAGGCTGTCGCTGTGGGCAGACGGACTCATCCATCAATCGCTGAACGCCATGCAAATGGCGTACTTCACACTGGCCTACGACTGGTACCTGTTTGGCCATCAACTGCCCGACCGCCTGAAACGGGGCGAGGACATCATGTTTTTCTGCTTCCATGTGCTCAAGTTCATCACGGACGAGGAGTACAGCATCGTGGAGCATCGGAAGCGCACCAAGACAtccagcagcagcggcagcagtgTCATAGTGATCAAATCCGACTGCTGCGACGATGAACCGCTCAAGGA AGACTACATCCTGGCCTTCGATCAAGATAGTAACGACAGCTACTCAAACTGTTCCAACTGTGATATGTCCATAACAGATAACTTCTATGCCACCACGCCAGCGCAAGTCAACCCGCTGACCAGCAGGTCGCCCAACCCGAAGAG ATCCAGAACCAGCCCCATTTCAGTGCCCGGATCAAATGCGCGGCAGAGACAGGAGTCCACATCCTCGAATGGCAGCTGGCAGGTGGTCACCGACACGGGCTCCATTGACTCCATGATGAACGGCAGCTACATGATGCGGTTTGTGGCTCAACAGGCGGCCGACGTTGGCGGCTCTTCGAACATTCCTCTGTACAATGGCGGCAATGGCTACCACTGCAGCACCAACCCGGCATCGAGCGGCAGTGGGAGCGGAAGTGGGAGCAGCATCAGCAATGGCAGCTCAACGCACGGTTTTGCAAATGGTTCCTCCAAAGACCTGGGCGGCAGCACGATGGCCAGCAAGCAATGCATAAACTT ACGAAAGCAACGCCTGAACGCAGTGCGCGCCATCTTCATACAAGCCTACGGCAAGACGATTGGACTGAAATTCAAGGAGGGCTCCTCCATGAACCTGGCCACGTTTATTGGCAACCTGGCGGACCAACTGTTCTGa